One genomic segment of Kiritimatiella glycovorans includes these proteins:
- a CDS encoding M20 family metallopeptidase has product MSGSAIRRDRLFALFGDMVDLYSPSGKEDELTSFLEDYLRACGLAVESQPVDETRRNLIVSAGASPSLLFLGHIDTVPACDIEHYGFSACGSLCRGLGTADMKGGCAAMIEAFAAAAEQGTLGADAALALVVGEEETGDGTRALLESHRFREALVGEPTALRPCLAHYGYVEMFVRAFGARRHAAMSTRDTNAIRALLRLLLRIEERVERDEPDTVLNIRDLRSSEAGFAVPDLCAAGVDLHVPPDTRAGPYAKELRRFVDATLEESRASRYEIEFPTLADGFRVDPASELPRTLRRVLEGSGRAWSPAAFASHSDANLLYDAGCRPVVLGPGRLADAHTRDECIDFEQVVAASEIYAGVLSELYGENF; this is encoded by the coding sequence ATGAGCGGTTCGGCGATCCGTCGCGATCGTCTCTTCGCCCTGTTCGGCGATATGGTCGATCTCTACAGCCCGTCGGGCAAGGAAGACGAACTGACGTCTTTTCTGGAAGACTACCTTCGCGCGTGCGGGCTGGCGGTCGAATCGCAGCCGGTCGACGAGACGCGCCGCAACCTGATCGTCTCTGCCGGCGCATCGCCGTCGCTTCTCTTTCTCGGCCATATTGATACCGTTCCCGCCTGCGATATCGAGCACTACGGGTTTTCGGCGTGCGGCAGTCTCTGCAGAGGACTGGGCACCGCCGACATGAAGGGCGGTTGCGCGGCGATGATCGAGGCCTTCGCCGCCGCTGCGGAACAGGGCACGCTCGGCGCGGACGCCGCGCTCGCACTGGTGGTGGGTGAGGAGGAAACCGGCGACGGGACGCGTGCGCTGCTCGAATCGCACCGCTTTCGTGAAGCGCTGGTCGGTGAACCGACGGCGTTGCGCCCGTGCCTCGCGCACTACGGCTACGTGGAGATGTTCGTGCGCGCGTTCGGCGCCCGCCGTCACGCGGCCATGTCCACGCGCGACACCAACGCCATACGCGCACTTCTGCGTCTGCTGCTGCGGATCGAGGAGCGCGTGGAGCGCGACGAACCGGACACCGTGCTCAACATCCGCGACCTGCGCAGCTCCGAAGCGGGGTTCGCCGTGCCCGACCTCTGCGCCGCCGGCGTGGACCTGCACGTCCCGCCCGACACCCGCGCCGGGCCGTACGCGAAGGAACTGCGCCGCTTCGTCGACGCGACGCTCGAGGAAAGCCGCGCCTCGCGCTACGAGATCGAATTTCCGACGCTGGCCGACGGGTTTCGCGTCGATCCCGCCTCGGAATTGCCCCGAACGCTCCGGCGCGTGCTGGAGGGCTCCGGCCGCGCCTGGTCTCCCGCCGCCTTCGCCAGTCACTCCGACGCCAATCTGCTCTACGACGCCGGCTGCCGCCCGGTCGTGCTCGGCCCCGGCCGGCTCGCCGACGCCCATACGCGCGATGAGTGCATCGATTTCGAACAGGTCGTCGCGGCCTCGGAGATCTATGCCGGGGTGTTGAGTGAACTGTACGGTGAAAACTTTTGA
- a CDS encoding slipin family protein — MQPVGIVIAIVIFYLLSCIRILFEYERGVVFRLGRALPEPKGPGICFVFWPIDRMDRVTLRTMVQDVPSQDVITRDNVSVKVNAVVYFRVIDPMLSVLKVEDYFYATTQLCQTTLRSVLGQAELDELLSERDKINQELQEVIDQQSDPWGVKVSMVEVKYVELPEHMTRAMAKQAESERERRAKVIHAEGEFQAAEQLREAAKVIQDYPQAMQMRYLQTLIEIGTENNTTVMFPFPIDLLTSFMKKVKGESESGGE, encoded by the coding sequence ATGCAACCGGTCGGTATCGTCATTGCCATAGTCATTTTCTACCTGCTCTCCTGTATCCGCATTCTGTTCGAGTACGAGCGCGGCGTGGTGTTCCGGCTGGGGCGTGCGCTCCCCGAGCCGAAGGGACCGGGCATCTGCTTCGTCTTCTGGCCGATCGACCGGATGGACCGCGTAACGCTGCGGACGATGGTGCAGGACGTACCCTCGCAGGACGTCATCACCCGCGACAACGTCTCGGTGAAAGTCAACGCCGTGGTCTATTTCCGCGTGATCGATCCGATGCTCTCGGTGCTGAAGGTTGAGGACTACTTCTACGCGACCACGCAGCTCTGTCAGACCACGCTGCGCAGCGTACTGGGGCAGGCGGAGCTCGACGAACTGCTGTCCGAACGCGACAAGATCAACCAGGAACTCCAGGAAGTCATCGACCAGCAGAGCGACCCCTGGGGCGTCAAGGTCTCCATGGTCGAAGTCAAGTACGTCGAGCTGCCCGAACACATGACCCGGGCGATGGCCAAACAGGCCGAAAGCGAACGCGAACGGCGGGCGAAGGTGATCCATGCCGAGGGCGAGTTCCAGGCCGCCGAACAGCTCCGCGAGGCCGCGAAGGTGATCCAGGACTATCCCCAGGCGATGCAGATGCGCTATCTGCAGACGCTGATCGAGATCGGCACCGAGAACAACACCACGGTGATGTTCCCCTTCCCCATCGACCTGCTCACGTCTTTCATGAAGAAAGTTAAAGGTGAGTCTGAATCGGGTGGCGAGTAA
- a CDS encoding NfeD family protein, with protein sequence MIRRLLFLLVFVLLVPAAGAQQDVPSEVWRVTIEDEAVTPGMERFVRRVLGEAEEAGAECLVIELDTPGGLLTSTRHIVQDITGSRVPVVVYVAPSGARAASAGLFITLSSHVAAMAPGTNIGAAHPVQLGPPGMPSPSPQKPGMPERPRPDEGDSPDEDGSAANGDGEADTNRPPAQSDIMTAKQVEDAKAWVRSLSKLRGRNAEWAQKAVAESKSASAEEALELGVIDLIAEDTESLLTRIDGMEVEAGGTTRTLATAGAPVRDVSRWWGEKLLAAISNPNIAFLLLMFGFYGILFEFYSPGWGVGGVVGVLCLLLGFYGLSILPVNYAGLALLIAAVALFTAEAFVPSFGALTIGGAVCLVLGGVMLIDSPQGFMKVSLKVIVPAAAATAGITLFLVGSIVKGHRRRPLTGDPGAAEQTVEARDDFQPHGGAYRGHVYWNGEWWSAVCETPVSAGQNVKIEKREGLTLYVKAP encoded by the coding sequence ATGATCCGGCGTCTTTTGTTCCTGCTGGTCTTCGTTCTGCTCGTGCCGGCCGCCGGCGCTCAACAGGACGTGCCGTCCGAGGTATGGCGCGTCACGATCGAGGACGAGGCCGTGACCCCCGGCATGGAGCGCTTCGTGCGGCGCGTCCTCGGAGAGGCCGAAGAGGCCGGGGCGGAGTGCCTCGTGATCGAACTCGATACGCCCGGCGGGCTGTTAACCTCGACCCGCCACATCGTTCAGGACATCACGGGCAGCCGGGTCCCGGTCGTGGTCTACGTCGCGCCCTCCGGCGCCCGCGCCGCCTCGGCGGGTCTTTTCATCACCCTCTCCTCGCACGTCGCCGCCATGGCGCCGGGCACCAATATCGGCGCCGCGCACCCCGTGCAGCTCGGTCCGCCCGGCATGCCCTCCCCCTCCCCGCAGAAGCCCGGCATGCCCGAGCGCCCGAGGCCGGACGAGGGAGACTCACCGGACGAGGACGGAAGCGCGGCGAACGGAGACGGAGAGGCCGACACCAACCGTCCGCCCGCGCAGTCCGATATCATGACGGCCAAGCAGGTCGAGGATGCCAAGGCGTGGGTGCGCTCGCTGTCGAAACTGCGCGGACGCAACGCGGAATGGGCGCAGAAGGCGGTCGCGGAAAGCAAATCGGCCTCCGCCGAAGAAGCGCTCGAACTGGGGGTCATCGACCTGATCGCCGAAGATACGGAATCGCTGCTTACCCGGATCGACGGCATGGAGGTTGAAGCCGGCGGCACCACCCGCACGCTCGCGACGGCCGGCGCGCCGGTCCGCGACGTGTCCCGGTGGTGGGGTGAGAAACTGCTCGCCGCGATCTCCAACCCCAACATCGCCTTCCTGCTGCTGATGTTCGGCTTTTACGGCATTCTGTTCGAATTCTATTCGCCCGGCTGGGGCGTGGGCGGCGTGGTGGGCGTACTCTGCCTCCTGCTGGGCTTCTACGGCCTGTCCATCCTGCCGGTCAACTACGCCGGGCTCGCGCTGCTGATCGCCGCCGTCGCGCTGTTCACCGCCGAGGCGTTCGTTCCGAGTTTCGGCGCGCTGACGATCGGGGGCGCGGTGTGTCTCGTGCTCGGCGGCGTCATGCTCATCGACTCGCCGCAGGGATTCATGAAGGTCTCGCTGAAGGTGATCGTTCCGGCCGCCGCCGCCACCGCAGGCATCACCCTCTTTCTGGTCGGAAGCATTGTGAAAGGCCACCGCCGCAGGCCGCTGACCGGAGACCCCGGAGCCGCGGAGCAGACGGTGGAGGCCCGCGACGATTTTCAGCCGCACGGCGGCGCGTACCGCGGTCATGTCTACTGGAACGGCGAGTGGTGGAGTGCGGTGTGTGAAACGCCCGTAAGCGCCGGGCAGAATGTGAAGATTGAGAAACGCGAGGGTCTTACGCTGTACGTCAAAGCCCCATAA
- a CDS encoding GNAT family N-acetyltransferase, producing the protein MAPDSDIGIRAATIDDLAAIFHLGEKVFTSQEVSNLYRTWDEYEVTALFNSEPEHLVVAEAKGRVVGFAMGTTIEKARSAWNYGHLLWLGIDPDFARQGIGGRLFERFREVMESGGVRMLLVDTQADNHAAIDFFRRRGFENPTDHVYMTLNLRKDEA; encoded by the coding sequence GTGGCGCCCGATAGCGATATTGGAATCCGCGCGGCGACGATCGACGATCTGGCGGCGATTTTCCACCTGGGCGAGAAGGTGTTCACTTCGCAGGAGGTGTCGAACCTCTACCGCACGTGGGACGAGTACGAGGTGACCGCGCTGTTCAACAGCGAACCGGAACACCTCGTCGTCGCGGAGGCGAAGGGAAGGGTCGTCGGTTTCGCCATGGGTACGACGATCGAGAAAGCGCGCTCGGCCTGGAACTACGGTCACCTGCTCTGGCTGGGTATCGATCCCGACTTCGCCCGGCAGGGTATCGGCGGCCGGCTCTTCGAGCGCTTCCGTGAGGTCATGGAGTCCGGGGGGGTGCGCATGCTGCTGGTCGACACCCAGGCCGACAATCATGCCGCGATCGATTTTTTCCGCCGCCGCGGGTTTGAAAACCCCACCGACCACGTCTACATGACGCTCAACCTGCGGAAGGACGAAGCATGA
- the rpsO gene encoding 30S ribosomal protein S15: MDQSVKEQVKSDYRQHDRDTGSVEVQTAIQTRRITELTEHLKKHKQDHSSRRGLIMLVNKRRKLLDYLARKDEGRYRELIQRLGLRR; this comes from the coding sequence ATGGATCAGTCGGTCAAAGAACAGGTCAAAAGCGACTACCGGCAGCACGATCGCGACACGGGTTCGGTGGAGGTACAGACCGCCATCCAGACCCGTCGCATCACCGAGCTTACGGAACATCTGAAGAAGCATAAACAGGATCACAGTTCGCGGCGCGGCCTGATTATGCTGGTGAACAAGCGCCGCAAGCTGCTGGATTACCTGGCCCGCAAGGATGAGGGTCGCTACCGCGAACTCATCCAACGGCTGGGACTCCGCAGGTAA
- a CDS encoding polyribonucleotide nucleotidyltransferase, which yields MDNTTKVEFQAAGATMCFETGQLARQADGAVMCSVGDNVLFSAVSSAKEAREGTDFFPLQVEYREKFYASGRFPGGYFKREARPSEKEVLTMRVTDRPIRTLFPDGFYREVQINNTLLSCDGETETDVMSINASSAALTISELPFQGPIGAVRVGRIHGEFVLAPTHKQLEESDLDLTYAGMRDLPLMIEGNANEVSEEDFVAAMKLAHAEVVKIIDAQLELRKKLGLPEKKVEAPERETAPLDHARELAAQDLDAAMDIAGKQERQDKLNEIKARLQEDMIESFPEMADGAFEQMFDQLEVEIVEKRVVERKARIGNRGLDDIRELEGFVGILPRTHGSAVFRRGDTQALAITTLAGKKESQSLDAVTGGAQEKTFLLHYNFPPYCVGEVGRLGTTKRREIGHGNLAERSLKPMLPEDYPYAVRVVSEIMDSNGSSSMATICAGTLSLMDAGVPMRSPVAGISVGLFGGQGDRPVLVTDILGAEDHCGDMDFKVAGTRNGITGFQVDLKIPGLRWELVEQAFAKAREARLKILDAMTATIAEPRAEISPYAPQVKTVQIDTEKIGALIGPGGKNIRRITDTYDVQIDIEEDGTVNLYSADKDAMESAIKEVEMATAEAEVGKIYEGRVVTVREFGAFVEILPGKEGLVHISELADYRVGKVEDICKEGDAMRVKCIDIDQQGRVRLSRRAAMEEEGGEKE from the coding sequence ATGGATAATACGACTAAAGTTGAATTTCAGGCAGCCGGCGCGACGATGTGTTTCGAGACCGGCCAGCTCGCCCGGCAGGCCGACGGCGCCGTAATGTGCTCGGTGGGCGACAATGTATTGTTTTCGGCCGTGAGCAGCGCAAAAGAGGCCCGCGAGGGCACCGACTTTTTCCCGCTGCAGGTCGAATACCGCGAGAAGTTTTACGCCTCGGGTCGATTCCCCGGCGGCTACTTCAAACGCGAGGCGCGCCCCTCGGAAAAAGAGGTCCTTACGATGCGCGTCACCGACCGCCCCATCCGCACGCTGTTCCCGGACGGGTTCTACCGCGAAGTGCAGATCAACAACACGCTGCTGAGCTGCGACGGCGAGACCGAGACCGATGTCATGAGCATCAACGCCTCGAGCGCGGCGCTGACGATCAGCGAACTCCCGTTCCAGGGCCCGATCGGCGCGGTGCGCGTCGGACGGATCCACGGCGAATTCGTGCTCGCGCCTACGCACAAGCAGCTCGAGGAGAGCGATCTCGATCTCACCTACGCCGGAATGCGCGATCTGCCCCTGATGATTGAGGGTAACGCCAACGAGGTCAGCGAAGAGGACTTCGTGGCGGCGATGAAGCTCGCCCACGCCGAGGTCGTCAAGATCATCGACGCCCAGCTCGAACTCCGGAAGAAACTCGGACTCCCCGAGAAGAAGGTCGAAGCCCCCGAGAGGGAGACCGCGCCGCTGGATCACGCCCGCGAACTGGCGGCACAGGACCTGGACGCGGCGATGGATATCGCCGGCAAGCAGGAGCGGCAGGATAAGCTCAACGAGATCAAGGCCCGCCTTCAGGAGGATATGATCGAGAGCTTCCCGGAGATGGCCGACGGCGCTTTCGAGCAGATGTTCGACCAGCTCGAAGTCGAGATCGTCGAAAAACGCGTCGTCGAGCGCAAAGCCCGTATCGGCAACCGCGGACTCGACGATATCCGCGAACTCGAGGGCTTCGTGGGTATCCTCCCGCGGACGCACGGTTCGGCCGTATTCCGCCGCGGCGACACGCAGGCGCTGGCCATCACAACCCTGGCCGGCAAGAAAGAGTCGCAGAGCCTCGACGCCGTCACCGGCGGCGCGCAGGAAAAGACGTTCCTGCTGCACTACAACTTCCCGCCGTACTGCGTCGGTGAAGTCGGGCGGCTCGGGACCACCAAGCGCCGTGAGATCGGTCACGGCAACCTGGCCGAACGCAGCCTGAAGCCGATGCTTCCCGAAGATTACCCGTACGCCGTGCGCGTGGTCTCCGAGATCATGGACTCGAACGGCTCGTCCTCGATGGCCACCATCTGCGCGGGCACGCTCTCGCTGATGGACGCCGGCGTCCCGATGCGCAGTCCCGTGGCCGGGATCTCGGTCGGACTCTTCGGCGGACAGGGCGACCGCCCGGTGCTCGTCACCGATATCCTCGGCGCCGAGGACCACTGCGGCGATATGGACTTCAAGGTGGCCGGTACCCGTAACGGCATCACCGGATTCCAGGTCGATCTCAAGATCCCGGGCCTGCGCTGGGAACTCGTGGAACAGGCCTTCGCCAAAGCGCGCGAAGCCCGTCTGAAGATCCTGGATGCGATGACCGCCACGATCGCCGAGCCGCGGGCGGAGATCTCTCCGTATGCGCCGCAGGTAAAGACGGTCCAGATCGATACCGAGAAGATCGGAGCACTGATCGGTCCCGGCGGGAAGAATATCCGCCGCATCACCGACACCTACGATGTCCAGATCGATATCGAGGAAGACGGGACGGTCAATCTCTACAGCGCGGACAAGGACGCGATGGAGAGCGCGATCAAGGAAGTCGAAATGGCCACCGCCGAAGCCGAGGTCGGAAAGATCTACGAGGGCCGCGTGGTCACCGTGCGCGAATTCGGCGCTTTCGTAGAGATCCTGCCCGGCAAAGAGGGCCTGGTCCATATCAGCGAACTCGCCGACTACCGCGTGGGCAAGGTCGAGGATATCTGCAAGGAAGGCGATGCCATGCGCGTGAAGTGCATCGATATCGACCAGCAGGGCAGAGTCCGCCTCAGCCGCCGCGCCGCCATGGAAGAAGAGGGCGGGGAGAAAGAGTGA
- a CDS encoding DNA polymerase Y family protein, which translates to MSPSEQPLMLKSFPRAILHVDGDAFFTSVEQALHPELRGRPVVSGRERGIIACASYEAKALGIRRGVALHEARRRCPELVVLPSDYETYSLFSKRMFAIMRQYSPAVEEYSIDEGFADLTGVRRVFRASYPQIAAMLQEQVRRELGITVSLGLAPSKSLAKIASDYRKPEGLTPVAGRHIHHFLPRVPLEDVWGFGKNTVELFRKHGLETAWDFVQRPERWAARMMGKAGREIWRELRGEAVCAVETEAKPRRCSISKCKTFTEPSADADEVRARLLRNLESAFIKLRRHRMKTREIAVFLRRRDYHERGWSVRLNRATGLTREAVPHVRAVFDQLFQPGTEYRATTVVLTRLEPDAHDQFELFDDPLQVERARRLTKAVDRVNARYGKHKVALGASLYLPKAPRNDREDPAWRKAHLLRGESARRRLALPRMDVAC; encoded by the coding sequence ATGAGTCCGTCCGAACAACCCCTCATGCTGAAATCATTTCCGCGCGCGATCCTGCACGTGGACGGCGACGCGTTTTTCACCTCGGTCGAACAGGCGCTGCACCCGGAGCTGCGCGGACGGCCGGTGGTGAGCGGCAGGGAGCGCGGGATCATCGCCTGCGCGAGTTACGAGGCGAAGGCCCTGGGGATCAGGCGCGGCGTGGCGCTGCACGAGGCGCGGCGGCGCTGTCCCGAGCTGGTGGTCCTGCCCAGCGACTACGAGACCTACAGCCTGTTCTCGAAGCGGATGTTCGCGATCATGCGGCAGTACTCCCCCGCGGTGGAGGAGTATTCGATCGACGAGGGGTTCGCAGACCTGACCGGCGTGCGGCGCGTCTTCCGCGCCTCCTACCCCCAGATCGCCGCCATGCTCCAGGAACAGGTCCGGCGCGAACTGGGCATCACCGTCTCACTCGGCCTCGCGCCCTCCAAGTCGCTCGCCAAAATCGCCTCCGACTACCGCAAGCCCGAAGGTCTGACCCCGGTCGCGGGCCGTCACATCCACCATTTCCTGCCGCGTGTGCCGCTCGAGGACGTGTGGGGGTTCGGCAAAAATACGGTCGAGCTGTTCCGCAAACACGGACTGGAGACGGCCTGGGATTTCGTGCAGCGCCCCGAGCGATGGGCGGCGCGCATGATGGGAAAAGCGGGACGCGAGATATGGCGGGAACTGCGCGGCGAGGCGGTCTGCGCGGTGGAGACGGAGGCGAAGCCGCGGCGGTGCTCGATCAGTAAGTGCAAGACCTTCACCGAACCCTCGGCGGACGCCGACGAGGTTCGCGCGCGGCTGCTGCGCAACCTGGAGTCGGCGTTCATCAAGCTGCGCCGGCACCGCATGAAAACGCGCGAGATCGCCGTCTTTCTGCGCCGGCGCGATTATCACGAGCGGGGCTGGTCGGTACGGCTCAACCGCGCCACCGGTCTCACGCGCGAGGCCGTGCCGCATGTGCGCGCGGTCTTCGACCAGCTCTTTCAGCCGGGAACGGAATACCGCGCGACCACCGTGGTGCTCACCCGCCTCGAACCGGACGCACACGACCAGTTCGAGCTGTTCGACGATCCGCTGCAGGTCGAGCGCGCCCGCAGGCTCACGAAGGCCGTCGACCGGGTCAACGCGCGCTACGGCAAACACAAAGTCGCGCTCGGCGCCTCCCTCTACCTTCCGAAAGCACCCCGCAACGACCGTGAGGACCCCGCCTGGCGCAAGGCCCACCTGCTGCGGGGCGAAAGTGCCCGCCGCCGGCTGGCCCTGCCGCGGATGGACGTGGCATGCTGA
- the ilvC gene encoding ketol-acid reductoisomerase — MATIDFGGVKETVVTRKEFNLTKARSVLKNETIAVIGYGVQGPAQALNLKDNGFNVIIGQAKRFKKDWDRAVADGWKPGKDLFDIEEAVQRGTVIQMLVTDAAQKAIWPTVKKNLSAGDALYFSHGFAIVYNDLTKLIPPEDVDVIMVAPKGSGTSVRRNFLDGNGINSSYAVYQDATGKAEKRCLALGVGIGSGYLFPTTFEKEVTSDLVGERGVLMGALAGVMEAQYDVLRRHGHSPSEAFNETVEELTQSLIRLVDEKGMDWMFSNCSATAQRGALDWRPKFKKAVKPVFKELYDSVASEKEAARVMRMCGRQDYQDRLAKELGEIHNSEMWSTGEKVRELRPHQRAKKVTKSTKGVKGRSA; from the coding sequence ATGGCGACCATCGATTTCGGCGGAGTCAAAGAGACCGTGGTGACGCGGAAGGAATTCAATCTCACCAAGGCGCGCAGCGTCCTGAAGAACGAGACGATCGCGGTGATCGGCTACGGCGTGCAGGGCCCGGCCCAGGCGCTCAATCTCAAAGATAACGGGTTCAACGTGATTATCGGCCAGGCGAAGCGGTTCAAGAAGGACTGGGACCGCGCGGTGGCCGACGGGTGGAAGCCGGGCAAGGACCTCTTCGATATCGAAGAGGCCGTGCAGCGCGGCACGGTGATCCAGATGCTGGTGACCGACGCCGCCCAGAAGGCGATCTGGCCGACGGTGAAGAAGAATCTGAGCGCGGGCGACGCGCTCTACTTCTCGCACGGGTTTGCGATCGTCTACAACGACCTCACCAAGCTGATCCCGCCGGAGGATGTCGACGTGATCATGGTCGCCCCCAAGGGCTCCGGTACCTCGGTCCGCCGGAACTTCCTGGACGGCAACGGCATCAACTCCAGTTACGCGGTCTACCAGGACGCGACCGGTAAAGCCGAGAAGCGCTGCCTCGCGCTGGGCGTGGGCATCGGCTCGGGCTACCTCTTCCCGACGACGTTCGAGAAAGAGGTCACCAGCGACCTGGTCGGCGAGCGCGGCGTCCTGATGGGCGCGCTGGCGGGCGTCATGGAGGCGCAGTACGACGTGCTCCGCAGGCACGGCCACTCGCCCAGCGAGGCGTTCAACGAGACGGTCGAAGAACTCACGCAGAGCCTGATCCGGCTGGTGGACGAGAAGGGCATGGACTGGATGTTCTCCAACTGCTCGGCGACGGCGCAGCGCGGCGCGCTCGACTGGCGTCCGAAGTTCAAAAAGGCCGTCAAGCCGGTCTTCAAGGAACTCTACGACTCGGTGGCCAGCGAGAAAGAGGCCGCCCGCGTCATGCGGATGTGCGGGCGTCAGGACTACCAGGACCGCCTGGCAAAGGAACTCGGCGAAATCCACAACTCCGAGATGTGGAGCACCGGCGAGAAGGTGCGCGAACTGCGTCCTCACCAGCGGGCGAAGAAAGTCACGAAGTCGACGAAGGGCGTCAAGGGCCGTTCGGCTTAG
- a CDS encoding LexA family protein, whose translation MDERTVKLHHKIQLLREFCREERRMPTYAEMLALFRYRSKNAVYRLVEKLAGLGYVERDRAGKLVPTPRLTGSLKLLGAVQAGFPSPAEEELVDVISLDEFLVADPKCTFMLTVQGDSMIDAGIQPGDLVLVEKGREPKKNDVVIAQVDGEWTLKYYGRDRKGVYLDPANRNYHRIRPEQSFEIGGVVRAAVRRYR comes from the coding sequence ATGGACGAACGCACGGTGAAACTGCACCACAAAATTCAGCTATTGCGCGAGTTCTGCCGCGAAGAGCGGCGGATGCCGACGTATGCGGAGATGCTCGCGCTGTTCCGCTACCGCTCGAAGAACGCGGTCTACCGGCTGGTGGAAAAGCTGGCGGGGCTGGGTTACGTCGAGCGCGACCGGGCGGGCAAGCTCGTACCGACGCCGCGGCTGACGGGCTCGCTGAAGCTGCTCGGCGCGGTGCAGGCCGGATTCCCCTCCCCCGCCGAGGAGGAGCTGGTCGACGTGATCAGTCTCGACGAGTTCCTCGTCGCCGACCCGAAATGTACCTTCATGCTGACGGTACAGGGCGATTCGATGATCGACGCCGGGATCCAGCCCGGCGACCTGGTGCTCGTGGAGAAGGGCCGCGAGCCGAAGAAAAACGACGTGGTGATCGCGCAGGTGGACGGCGAGTGGACGCTGAAGTACTACGGCCGCGACCGCAAAGGCGTCTACCTCGATCCCGCCAACCGCAACTATCACCGCATCCGCCCCGAACAGTCCTTTGAAATCGGCGGCGTCGTCCGCGCCGCGGTCAGGAGGTACCGATGA